From a region of the Nitrospira sp. genome:
- the tuf gene encoding elongation factor Tu: MAKAKYERKKPHVNIGTIGHVDHGKTTLTAALTKVCADRGMAKFISYDEVAKASESQGRRDATKIMTIAISHVEYETDARHYAHVDCPGHADYVKNMITGAAQMDGAILVVSAADGPMPQTREHILLARQVGVPYIVVFLNKADKVDDKELLELVELEVRELLSKYGFPGDKTPIVQGSALQAMEGNQGPLGIPAIMKLLEAVDTYIPTPQRPIDKPFLMPIEDVFTISGRGTVVTGRCERGIVKVGDEIEIVGLRPTQSTIVTGVEMFRKVLDEGQAGDNIGVLLRGTKKEDVERGMVLSKPKSITPHTKFKAEIYVLTKEEGGRHTPFFNGYRPQFYFRTTDVTGVVQLNPGVEMVMPGDNVSVTGELISPIAMDQGLRFAVREGGKTVGSGVVTEILA, from the coding sequence ATGGCGAAGGCGAAATACGAGCGGAAGAAGCCGCACGTGAACATTGGGACGATCGGGCACGTGGACCACGGGAAGACGACGTTGACGGCGGCGTTGACGAAAGTGTGCGCGGATCGGGGGATGGCGAAATTCATCAGTTACGACGAAGTGGCGAAGGCGAGCGAGAGCCAAGGGCGACGGGACGCGACCAAAATCATGACCATTGCCATCAGCCACGTCGAGTACGAGACCGATGCTCGGCACTATGCGCACGTGGACTGTCCGGGCCACGCCGACTACGTGAAGAACATGATCACCGGAGCGGCCCAGATGGACGGGGCGATCCTGGTCGTGAGCGCCGCAGACGGCCCCATGCCGCAGACCCGGGAGCACATCTTATTGGCGCGGCAGGTGGGGGTGCCGTACATCGTTGTGTTTTTGAACAAGGCCGACAAAGTCGACGACAAAGAGCTGTTGGAGTTGGTCGAGTTGGAAGTGCGGGAGCTGCTCTCCAAGTATGGGTTCCCAGGGGACAAGACCCCGATCGTCCAAGGCAGTGCCCTGCAAGCCATGGAAGGCAACCAGGGGCCGTTGGGGATTCCGGCCATCATGAAGCTGTTAGAGGCGGTCGATACCTATATTCCCACGCCGCAGCGGCCCATTGACAAGCCGTTCCTGATGCCGATCGAAGACGTGTTCACCATCAGCGGCCGGGGCACCGTCGTGACGGGGCGGTGTGAACGGGGCATCGTGAAGGTCGGGGATGAAATCGAGATCGTGGGGTTGCGGCCGACGCAGAGCACCATCGTGACGGGCGTCGAGATGTTCCGCAAAGTGCTCGACGAAGGGCAGGCGGGGGACAACATTGGGGTGCTCTTGCGGGGGACCAAGAAAGAAGACGTGGAGCGGGGCATGGTGCTCTCGAAGCCCAAGAGCATTACGCCGCATACGAAGTTCAAGGCGGAAATCTATGTGTTGACCAAGGAAGAGGGGGGTCGGCATACCCCGTTCTTCAACGGGTATCGGCCGCAGTTCTACTTCCGGACGACGGATGTGACCGGGGTGGTGCAGCTCAATCCGGGGGTCGAGATGGTGATGCCGGGGGACAACGTGAGTGTGACGGGGGAGTTGATCAGCCCGATCGCGATGGATCAGGGGTTACGGTTTGCCGTGCGCGAGGGGGGCAAGACCGTCGGCTCCGGGGTCGTCACGGAAATTCTGGCGTAA
- the rpmG gene encoding 50S ribosomal protein L33: MREIIDMACTLCKQRNYSSMKNKKNDPDRLERNKFCKFCRKHTPHKEVK, from the coding sequence ATGCGAGAAATTATCGACATGGCGTGTACGCTTTGCAAACAGCGGAATTACTCGTCCATGAAGAACAAGAAGAACGATCCGGATCGGTTGGAACGAAACAAGTTCTGCAAGTTCTGCCGAAAGCACACGCCTCATAAGGAAGTGAAATAG